The proteins below come from a single Triticum aestivum cultivar Chinese Spring chromosome 5D, IWGSC CS RefSeq v2.1, whole genome shotgun sequence genomic window:
- the LOC123125133 gene encoding transcription factor bHLH137 isoform X1, which yields MAGFSHLPQQMEYGLANAGSFLLCHGNPEDAAASLEGSSGVLDTPLVATASVEKKRKPKEDTASLNSAHSKETKESTRKRGGKKQGKEMDEEEEEPKGYIHVRARRGQATDSHSLSERVRRERISERMRMLQSLVPGCDKVTGKALILDEIINYVQSLQNQVEFLSMRIASLSPVVYGFGMESGAAFSDQSQKIEGMFHDAAALPTGPPMNRSSSPAPSQAMMDTGTSSSSPPYSLQGTQDNGSSSSSYMMQTVGEPRHELFNQVMFSNYMCSFQQ from the exons ATGGCAGGATTCTCACACCTCCCCCAGCAGATGGAGTATGGCCTCGCCAATGCCGGCAGCTTCTTGCTCTGCCATGGCAACCCTGAGGATGCAGCCGCCTCACTGGAGGGCTCGTCTGGTGTTCTTGACACTCCTCTTGTGGCCACTGCTTCtgtggagaagaagaggaagcccaaGGAAGACACTGCCAGCCTCAACTCTGCCCACTCCAAG GAAACCAAGGAGAGTACCAGGAAGAGGGGAGGCAAAAAGCAGGGCAAGGAgatggatgaggaggaggaggaaccaaAGGGGTACATCCATGTGAGGGCAAGGAGAGGGCAGGCAACAGATAGCCACAGCCTTTCAGAGAGG GTGAGGAGGGAGAGGATCAGTGAGAGGATGAGGATGCTGCAGTCCCTGGTCCCTGGCTGTGACAAG GTCACTGGGAAGGCTCTCATTTTGGATGAGATCATCAACTATGTGCAGTCACTGCAAAACCAAGTTGAG TTCCTGTCCATGAGGATTGCTTCCCTGAGCCCTGTGGTGTATGGTTTTGGCATGGAGAGTGGGGCTGCCTTCAGTGACCAATCACAA AAGATTGAAGGCATGTTCCATGACGCAGCGGCATTGCCTACTGGTCCTCCCATGAACAGATCATCTAGCCCAGCTCCATCTCAGGCCATGATGGACAcaggcacctcctcctcctccccaccctaCTCACTTCAAGGCACCCAG GAcaacggcagcagcagcagcagctacatGATGCAAACAGTAGGTGAGCCAAGGCACGAACTGTTCAATCAAGTGATGTTCAGTAACTACATGTGCTCCTTCCAGCAGTGA
- the LOC123125133 gene encoding transcription factor bHLH137 isoform X2, translating into MAGFSHLPQQMEYGLANAGSFLLCHGNPEDAAASLEGSSGVLDTPLVATASVEKKRKPKEDTASLNSAHSKETKESTRKRGGKKQGKEMDEEEEEPKGYIHVRARRGQATDSHSLSERVRRERISERMRMLQSLVPGCDKVTGKALILDEIINYVQSLQNQVEFLSMRIASLSPVVYGFGMESGAAFSDQSQIEGMFHDAAALPTGPPMNRSSSPAPSQAMMDTGTSSSSPPYSLQGTQDNGSSSSSYMMQTVGEPRHELFNQVMFSNYMCSFQQ; encoded by the exons ATGGCAGGATTCTCACACCTCCCCCAGCAGATGGAGTATGGCCTCGCCAATGCCGGCAGCTTCTTGCTCTGCCATGGCAACCCTGAGGATGCAGCCGCCTCACTGGAGGGCTCGTCTGGTGTTCTTGACACTCCTCTTGTGGCCACTGCTTCtgtggagaagaagaggaagcccaaGGAAGACACTGCCAGCCTCAACTCTGCCCACTCCAAG GAAACCAAGGAGAGTACCAGGAAGAGGGGAGGCAAAAAGCAGGGCAAGGAgatggatgaggaggaggaggaaccaaAGGGGTACATCCATGTGAGGGCAAGGAGAGGGCAGGCAACAGATAGCCACAGCCTTTCAGAGAGG GTGAGGAGGGAGAGGATCAGTGAGAGGATGAGGATGCTGCAGTCCCTGGTCCCTGGCTGTGACAAG GTCACTGGGAAGGCTCTCATTTTGGATGAGATCATCAACTATGTGCAGTCACTGCAAAACCAAGTTGAG TTCCTGTCCATGAGGATTGCTTCCCTGAGCCCTGTGGTGTATGGTTTTGGCATGGAGAGTGGGGCTGCCTTCAGTGACCAATCACAA ATTGAAGGCATGTTCCATGACGCAGCGGCATTGCCTACTGGTCCTCCCATGAACAGATCATCTAGCCCAGCTCCATCTCAGGCCATGATGGACAcaggcacctcctcctcctccccaccctaCTCACTTCAAGGCACCCAG GAcaacggcagcagcagcagcagctacatGATGCAAACAGTAGGTGAGCCAAGGCACGAACTGTTCAATCAAGTGATGTTCAGTAACTACATGTGCTCCTTCCAGCAGTGA